In Candidatus Methylacidiphilales bacterium, the following are encoded in one genomic region:
- a CDS encoding SulP family inorganic anion transporter: protein MARLSHPVVFRPRLLELFQKNGPRPSLSKEILAGMTVGLIALPLALALGIASIPPGVTTPLPAPALGIFTAIIAGLLISALGGSRVQIGGPTAAFVPIILLIVQEHGYAGLLMATMMAGIILILMGLARMGTLIKFIPWPVTSGFTTGIAVAIMLTQVPDFAGLDTAGGIPREFEAKIPWFWQHLPSLDTRTLVLAVTCTAVIFLWPRLKFPRVPGSIVAMVAATLFVSLTGWDVATVGSKFGPHAIPSGLPFPALPEFHWDLVRSLLGPATAIALLGAIESLLSAVVADGLTGDRHDSNTELIAQGLANLVCPFFGGLPATGAIARTSANVNNGGKTPLAGMVHALTLLGVILLASKWAAYIPMAAMSAVLVTVALRMGEWHELTRVRKMPASDALVLFTTFGLTVVFDLVVAVEVGMVLAAILYIKRVSETTEVSRVTGDDELESPEQMAQGKEIPPGVLVYRIFGPFLFGAAEKMEDALASVDEWPRVLVLRLHLVSAMDATGLNALESIVERLKQRGGTVILSGIHRQPLELLRKAGFITVIGRENFCATFDDALQRAREIVGPPTAQD from the coding sequence ATGGCCCGACTATCTCATCCGGTTGTTTTCCGCCCCCGGCTTTTGGAACTTTTCCAGAAGAACGGACCGCGCCCTTCACTATCGAAGGAAATCCTTGCCGGCATGACGGTCGGCCTGATCGCCCTGCCCCTGGCCCTCGCCCTCGGCATCGCCAGCATCCCCCCGGGCGTCACCACCCCACTGCCCGCCCCGGCCCTCGGCATCTTCACCGCCATCATCGCGGGCCTGCTCATCAGTGCCCTCGGAGGCAGCCGGGTGCAAATTGGCGGCCCCACGGCCGCATTCGTGCCCATCATCCTCCTCATTGTCCAGGAACACGGCTACGCCGGGCTCTTGATGGCCACGATGATGGCCGGGATCATCCTCATCCTCATGGGTCTGGCCCGCATGGGCACGTTGATCAAATTCATCCCCTGGCCGGTGACCAGCGGATTCACCACCGGCATCGCCGTGGCCATCATGCTGACCCAGGTGCCCGATTTCGCGGGCCTGGACACCGCGGGCGGCATCCCACGCGAATTTGAAGCCAAGATCCCCTGGTTCTGGCAACACCTGCCCTCGCTGGACACCCGCACACTCGTGCTGGCCGTGACTTGCACGGCCGTGATCTTCCTCTGGCCCCGCCTCAAATTCCCCCGCGTCCCGGGATCCATCGTGGCCATGGTCGCCGCCACCCTCTTCGTCTCCCTGACGGGATGGGACGTGGCCACGGTCGGAAGCAAGTTCGGTCCGCACGCCATCCCCTCGGGCCTGCCCTTTCCGGCCCTGCCGGAATTCCACTGGGATCTGGTACGCAGCCTTCTCGGTCCCGCCACCGCCATCGCCCTCCTCGGGGCCATCGAATCCCTCCTGTCCGCTGTGGTGGCCGATGGGCTCACCGGCGACCGTCATGACAGCAACACCGAGTTGATCGCGCAGGGTCTGGCCAACCTTGTCTGCCCGTTCTTCGGCGGTCTGCCGGCCACCGGAGCCATCGCCCGCACTTCGGCCAACGTCAACAATGGCGGCAAGACCCCTCTGGCGGGCATGGTCCATGCCCTAACCCTGTTGGGCGTCATCCTGCTGGCCTCCAAATGGGCCGCCTACATCCCCATGGCCGCCATGTCGGCCGTGCTCGTCACCGTGGCCCTGCGCATGGGGGAATGGCATGAACTGACCCGCGTGAGGAAGATGCCGGCCAGCGACGCCCTGGTGCTCTTCACCACCTTCGGCTTGACCGTGGTTTTCGACCTGGTGGTGGCGGTGGAGGTCGGCATGGTCCTGGCCGCCATCCTCTACATCAAACGGGTGTCGGAGACGACCGAGGTCAGCCGCGTGACGGGCGATGATGAATTGGAAAGTCCCGAGCAAATGGCCCAGGGCAAGGAGATCCCTCCCGGGGTGCTGGTTTACCGCATTTTCGGCCCCTTCCTCTTTGGCGCGGCAGAGAAGATGGAAGACGCCCTGGCCAGCGTGGACGAGTGGCCCCGGGTGCTGGTGCTGCGGCTGCATCTGGTCTCGGCCATGGACGCCACCGGACTCAACGCCCTGGAAAGCATCGTCGAACGCCTGAAGCAACGCGGGGGCACGGTCATCCTCAGTGGCATCCACCGCCAACCGCTCGAATTGTTGCGCAAAGCCGGCTTCATCACCGTCATCGGCCGGGAAAACTTCTGCGCCACCTTCGACGACGCCCTCCAACGTGCCCGCGAAATCGTGGGGCCTCCCACCGCCCAGGACTGA
- a CDS encoding metalloregulator ArsR/SmtB family transcription factor has translation MKSAGNKSARKTRLSHDLNGARAAVVKALAHPSRMLIADALVRGEKTVCELTGLVGSDISTVSKHLALMKDAGLVVSDKRGLNSFYRLTCPCLGDFFCCIDSMARSRARKLTAALEA, from the coding sequence ATGAAGTCCGCAGGCAACAAGTCGGCCCGGAAAACGAGATTGTCGCATGATCTCAACGGAGCGCGGGCGGCGGTGGTCAAGGCCCTGGCCCACCCCTCGCGCATGCTCATCGCCGACGCCCTGGTGCGCGGGGAGAAGACGGTTTGTGAACTGACAGGTCTGGTCGGTTCGGATATTTCCACTGTATCAAAACACCTCGCGTTGATGAAGGACGCGGGTTTGGTCGTGAGCGACAAACGCGGACTGAATAGTTTCTACCGTCTGACCTGTCCCTGTCTGGGCGATTTCTTCTGCTGCATCGATTCGATGGCCCGCAGCCGTGCCCGCAAACTCACCGCAGCACTCGAAGCCTGA
- a CDS encoding arsenate reductase ArsC: MKPHRVLILCTGNSCRSHMAEGILRHEAGDLLEVHSAGSKPAGYVHPKAIQVLSEIGIDLSSHTSKHMNDFLDREIHTVITVCGNADQACPIYPGQVERHHWGFDDPAHATGSEEEILGEFRRVRDEIRRVFAAYAAGWKAARRRYGATSD; the protein is encoded by the coding sequence ATGAAACCCCATCGCGTTCTCATCCTTTGCACCGGAAATTCCTGCCGCAGCCACATGGCCGAGGGCATTCTTCGCCACGAGGCGGGAGATCTTTTGGAAGTACACAGCGCCGGCTCCAAGCCAGCGGGCTATGTCCATCCCAAGGCCATCCAAGTTCTTTCGGAAATCGGGATTGATCTCTCCTCCCACACATCCAAGCACATGAACGACTTTCTTGACCGGGAGATCCACACCGTGATCACGGTCTGTGGAAACGCCGACCAAGCCTGCCCGATTTATCCCGGACAAGTCGAACGGCACCACTGGGGATTCGACGATCCCGCCCATGCGACCGGGAGCGAGGAGGAAATTCTGGGAGAATTCCGCCGGGTGCGGGATGAAATCCGGCGGGTTTTTGCAGCCTATGCCGCAGGTTGGAAGGCCGCCCGACGGCGGTATGGAGCGACTTCCGACTGA
- the phoU gene encoding phosphate signaling complex protein PhoU, whose translation MIAPEQPQPSGERPAAINERLEHNRGIFRGPLLRIKDHLLMMASLTDRNLNIALQAFLTRDDGKADLVESEDAVIDRLEIEIDELVVTYVSTHGPMATTCRLAIMSSKMCESLESIADQAVTIARRARLLNVLPEPPVNLEIAKLANLVLAMMREAIVAFVDVDPDSARALVGRDKEVDAINKANEAALYSAMVADPAHIPACLHLMFVSRSLERVGDYAKNLAQDVVYLYTAQDIRHRGASGQSKI comes from the coding sequence ATGATCGCCCCCGAACAACCACAGCCGTCAGGCGAGCGCCCTGCGGCCATTAACGAACGACTGGAACACAACCGCGGCATCTTCCGCGGTCCCCTCCTCCGCATCAAGGACCATCTCCTGATGATGGCCAGCCTGACCGACCGAAATCTGAACATCGCGCTCCAGGCTTTCCTGACGCGCGACGATGGCAAGGCCGATTTGGTTGAATCCGAGGACGCGGTCATCGACCGCTTGGAAATAGAAATCGATGAATTGGTGGTGACCTATGTTTCCACCCACGGCCCCATGGCCACCACCTGCCGTCTGGCCATCATGTCGTCCAAGATGTGCGAGAGCTTGGAGAGTATCGCCGACCAGGCGGTGACCATCGCCCGCCGGGCCCGTCTGCTCAACGTCCTGCCCGAGCCTCCGGTCAACCTCGAGATCGCCAAACTGGCCAATCTGGTCCTGGCCATGATGCGGGAGGCGATTGTCGCCTTTGTCGACGTCGATCCCGACAGTGCCCGGGCCTTGGTCGGTCGGGACAAGGAAGTGGACGCCATCAATAAGGCCAACGAGGCGGCCCTCTACTCGGCCATGGTGGCCGACCCGGCCCACATTCCCGCCTGCCTCCACCTCATGTTTGTTTCGCGCAGCCTTGAGCGTGTGGGCGACTATGCCAAGAACCTGGCCCAGGATGTGGTCTACCTTTACACTGCGCAGGACATCCGCCACCGCGGCGCCTCGGGCCAGTCGAAAATCTGA
- the pstB gene encoding phosphate ABC transporter ATP-binding protein PstB, producing MSMNRMSDYPEQTRASYAGTLGAYETVNGVESAISVESLGFKYANKEALTDISLEIPKGMVTAFIGPSGCGKSTLLRCFNRMNDLIDGARITAGAIKIAGVDINSPGVDVIELRKRVGMVFQKSNPFPKSIYENIVFGLRLQGIKDRGILDEVVERALRGAALWDEVKDRLQDSALGLSGGQMQRLCIARAIAVEPDIILMDEPCSALDPIATAKVEDLIAELKRDYTIVIVTHNMQQAGRCSDYTAFFYLGKLIEFDQKEKIFTNPAHQQTEDYITGRFG from the coding sequence ATGTCCATGAACCGTATGAGCGATTACCCCGAACAGACCCGAGCCTCCTACGCCGGCACCCTCGGCGCCTATGAAACCGTGAACGGAGTCGAATCCGCCATCTCCGTCGAGTCTCTGGGCTTCAAATACGCCAATAAGGAAGCGCTCACCGACATCAGCCTGGAAATCCCCAAGGGCATGGTCACCGCCTTCATCGGTCCCTCTGGTTGCGGCAAATCCACCCTTTTGCGTTGTTTCAACCGTATGAACGACCTCATCGACGGCGCCCGCATCACGGCCGGCGCGATCAAGATTGCCGGTGTCGACATCAACTCCCCCGGAGTCGACGTCATAGAGTTGCGCAAACGCGTCGGCATGGTCTTCCAAAAATCCAATCCCTTCCCCAAGTCCATCTACGAGAACATCGTCTTTGGTCTCCGCCTGCAGGGCATCAAGGACCGGGGCATCCTCGACGAAGTGGTCGAACGCGCCCTCCGCGGGGCCGCACTTTGGGACGAGGTCAAGGACCGCCTCCAGGACAGCGCCCTCGGACTCTCCGGCGGCCAGATGCAACGTCTCTGCATCGCCCGTGCCATCGCCGTCGAGCCCGATATCATCCTCATGGACGAGCCCTGCTCCGCCCTAGATCCCATTGCCACCGCCAAGGTCGAGGATCTCATCGCCGAATTGAAGCGCGATTACACCATCGTCATCGTCACCCACAACATGCAGCAGGCCGGCCGTTGCTCCGATTACACCGCGTTCTTCTACCTCGGCAAGCTCATCGAGTTCGACCAGAAGGAGAAGATCTTCACCAACCCGGCCCACCAGCAGACCGAGGATTACATCACAGGCCGCTTCGGATGA
- the pstA gene encoding phosphate ABC transporter permease PstA, whose translation MNSTADPTIFQSRLTSAKIRETLAKWVLRLGTYLVLAAATYIFLDITIKGGREMIVPEFPFINIKFLTESPETLHILKFNDGTVQELGDRAYRAFTKDHPEATIANHTTYVYAAGGIFPCIVGTVLLVVGSMTIAMVLGILSAIYLSEYSNRGRVIELLRLAIMNLAGVPSIVFGMFGYAMFVIFFNWNVSLMAGWFTLAFMVLPVIITASEESLRAVPQGFREGSLALGATKWQTIRQNVLPYALPGILTSSVLGIARVAGETAPIMFTAAFVVRDKLPWEVQKATDFFFNGVMALPYHIFVVSARVPQNEYTAKVQYAAAFVFLFLVMIIALASVVLRIKVRGKYKW comes from the coding sequence ATGAATTCCACAGCCGACCCCACCATATTCCAATCCCGCCTCACCTCGGCCAAAATCCGCGAAACTCTGGCCAAATGGGTGTTGCGCTTGGGTACCTATCTGGTCCTGGCCGCCGCCACCTATATCTTCCTCGACATCACGATCAAGGGCGGGCGCGAAATGATCGTGCCGGAGTTCCCCTTCATCAACATCAAGTTCCTGACCGAAAGCCCGGAGACCCTCCATATCCTCAAGTTCAACGATGGCACCGTTCAGGAACTGGGCGACCGCGCCTACCGTGCCTTCACCAAGGACCACCCCGAGGCCACCATCGCCAATCACACCACCTATGTGTATGCCGCCGGGGGGATTTTCCCCTGCATCGTCGGCACCGTCCTCTTGGTCGTCGGCTCCATGACCATCGCCATGGTGCTCGGCATCCTCAGTGCCATCTACCTGAGCGAATACAGCAACCGCGGCCGCGTCATCGAATTGCTCCGCTTGGCCATCATGAACCTCGCCGGGGTGCCCTCGATTGTTTTCGGCATGTTCGGCTACGCCATGTTCGTGATTTTCTTCAACTGGAACGTTTCCCTCATGGCCGGTTGGTTCACCCTGGCCTTCATGGTACTCCCCGTCATCATCACCGCCTCCGAGGAATCCCTCCGGGCCGTCCCCCAGGGCTTCCGTGAAGGGTCCCTGGCTCTCGGTGCCACCAAGTGGCAGACCATCCGCCAGAACGTCCTGCCCTACGCCCTCCCCGGTATCCTGACCTCCTCCGTCCTTGGTATCGCCCGCGTGGCCGGGGAAACCGCCCCCATCATGTTCACTGCCGCCTTCGTCGTCCGCGACAAACTCCCCTGGGAAGTACAGAAGGCGACGGATTTCTTCTTCAACGGTGTCATGGCCCTGCCCTACCACATCTTCGTGGTCAGTGCCCGCGTGCCGCAGAACGAATACACCGCCAAGGTGCAGTACGCCGCCGCCTTCGTTTTCCTCTTCCTCGTCATGATCATCGCCCTGGCCTCGGTTGTCCTCCGTATCAAGGTCCGGGGCAAATACAAATGGTAG